The Streptomyces sp. NBC_01775 genome includes a region encoding these proteins:
- a CDS encoding Lrp/AsnC family transcriptional regulator translates to MTTYLDTHSQAYRGLSDEDMGLVHALQVNGRASFREIADVLGISDQTAARRWARLRSAGRLRVLGLTDPLRLGDSIWVVRVRCTPDAAAYLGEAMARRTDTTWVNLSSGGTEISCSVRTRGPGPEESPLLQKLPRTPQVVDVSAHCSLHVFFGQDLSPINKRGPLTAAQVTALTSPDAPARAPDAAPPVTLDDSDRQLLDLLARDGRAAPGELATATGLSPSTVRRRITELRSAGVLYFDVEYHPDVLQRNFRAALWLEIDPSRLAEAGAALAAHPEVAFATATTGTANLYASIDVPTAQLFYRYLTESVATLPGLRHTATAPIQRTLKGPGPYLPERA, encoded by the coding sequence ATGACGACCTATCTCGACACCCACAGCCAGGCGTACCGTGGACTGTCGGACGAGGACATGGGGCTCGTGCACGCCCTTCAGGTCAACGGACGGGCCTCGTTCCGGGAGATCGCCGACGTCCTCGGGATCTCCGACCAGACCGCCGCGCGCCGTTGGGCACGGCTGCGGTCCGCCGGGAGGCTCCGGGTCCTGGGCCTCACCGACCCCCTACGGCTGGGGGATTCCATCTGGGTCGTCCGCGTACGGTGCACGCCCGACGCGGCGGCCTACCTCGGGGAGGCGATGGCGCGGCGCACGGACACCACCTGGGTCAACCTCAGTTCGGGCGGCACCGAGATCTCCTGCTCGGTACGCACCCGTGGTCCCGGGCCGGAGGAGTCCCCGCTGCTACAGAAGCTGCCGCGCACGCCACAGGTCGTGGACGTGTCGGCACACTGCTCACTGCACGTCTTCTTCGGCCAGGACCTCAGCCCGATCAACAAGCGCGGACCTCTGACGGCCGCGCAGGTCACGGCACTCACTTCCCCGGACGCACCGGCGCGGGCCCCGGACGCCGCTCCTCCGGTGACGCTGGACGACAGCGACCGGCAGCTGCTCGACCTGCTGGCCCGGGACGGCAGGGCCGCGCCCGGAGAGCTGGCCACCGCGACCGGCCTGTCCCCCTCCACCGTGCGCCGCCGCATCACCGAACTCAGATCGGCCGGCGTCCTGTACTTCGACGTCGAGTACCACCCGGACGTCCTTCAGCGGAACTTCCGGGCCGCCCTGTGGCTGGAGATCGACCCGTCGCGCCTGGCCGAGGCAGGAGCGGCACTCGCCGCACACCCCGAGGTCGCCTTCGCCACGGCCACGACGGGCACGGCGAACCTCTACGCCAGCATCGACGTCCCGACCGCTCAGCTCTTCTACCGCTACCTCACCGAGTCGGTGGCCACCCTCCCCGGCCTCCGCCACACAGCGACCGCCCCCATCCAACGCACCCTGAAGGGCCCCGGCCCCTACCTTCCCGAGCGGGCCTGA
- a CDS encoding DUF397 domain-containing protein — protein sequence MTVLKGSSGDGVGLEWMKSSYSDNDGPDCVEVASTPGTVHVRDSKDAAGPQLGFGPGVWADFVSYAATR from the coding sequence ATGACGGTGTTGAAGGGGTCCTCCGGAGACGGTGTCGGCCTGGAGTGGATGAAGAGCAGTTACAGCGACAACGATGGCCCGGACTGTGTTGAGGTCGCCTCAACGCCCGGCACGGTGCACGTCCGTGATTCGAAGGACGCGGCGGGCCCTCAGCTCGGTTTCGGGCCTGGCGTGTGGGCGGACTTCGTGTCGTACGCAGCCACGCGCTGA
- a CDS encoding helix-turn-helix domain-containing protein, whose product MAENDGDEWDSGLEDDSDAVLQAVSRQIKLWRLAAGLKQAELGAAIGYGEEMVSAVERGRRLPKPEFLDNADGVLGAGGKLSAMKEDVKQARYPKKVRDLAKLEAKLVERGAYGDHNLDGLLQTEDYARALFAMRRPAFSEDEIDRHVTARMARQEIFERCPAPTLTFVQEEATLRRPLGGRMVLRRQLERLLEIGQLRHVTLQVMPLECEEHAGMGGELRVLKLNDGKAVGATNAQLTSRLIADPKEVQTLELRYGMIRSQALTPRESLAFIEKVLGET is encoded by the coding sequence ATGGCTGAGAACGACGGTGACGAGTGGGACTCGGGCCTGGAGGACGACTCCGACGCGGTACTGCAGGCGGTCAGTCGCCAGATCAAGCTGTGGCGGCTGGCGGCCGGGCTCAAGCAGGCGGAGTTGGGCGCGGCGATCGGGTACGGCGAGGAGATGGTCTCGGCCGTCGAACGTGGAAGGCGGCTCCCCAAGCCGGAGTTCCTCGACAACGCCGACGGAGTGCTGGGTGCGGGCGGCAAGCTCTCCGCGATGAAGGAAGACGTCAAGCAGGCTCGGTACCCGAAGAAGGTCCGGGACCTGGCGAAGTTGGAGGCGAAGCTCGTCGAACGGGGTGCCTATGGTGACCACAACCTCGATGGGTTGTTGCAGACAGAGGACTACGCGCGAGCCCTGTTCGCCATGCGGCGGCCCGCGTTCAGTGAGGACGAGATCGACCGCCATGTCACCGCCCGGATGGCCCGCCAGGAGATCTTCGAGCGGTGTCCGGCGCCCACGCTGACATTCGTCCAGGAAGAGGCGACGCTACGAAGGCCGCTCGGCGGCAGAATGGTGTTGCGGCGTCAGCTCGAACGTCTGCTGGAGATCGGGCAGTTGAGGCATGTGACCCTCCAGGTGATGCCGCTGGAGTGTGAGGAGCATGCTGGTATGGGGGGCGAGCTTCGGGTGTTGAAGCTCAACGACGGCAAGGCGGTGGGGGCTACGAATGCGCAGCTCACCAGCCGCCTGATCGCTGACCCAAAAGAGGTGCAGACCCTTGAGCTTCGCTATGGGATGATCCGCTCACAGGCGCTCACTCCGCGTGAGTCTTTGGCGTTCATCGAGAAAGTGCTGGGAGAGACATGA
- a CDS encoding sensor histidine kinase produces MWESTGPAVTALGALPSLAATGTLLWAVARPRAAVRQRLGRLARPTTVCAVLSLITSFALPKAGSGSGWKLAETAVLLLLLAMVTRWSPLRELKSALPLTALAVTLWPLPLVAGESFLESIGIATFWLLPVAAAVAAGAYPRRQELRRRSAVAEARSAQRLQLSRDLHDFVAHDISGIVVQAQAARFVAATDPSQAVLALERIEKAGLSALAAMDRTVQMLHGPKAPATEPLPDVSQLRSLIENFTSAGATKAHLDLPPLVTESLSREAGSAAYRIVVEALTNIRRHAPDASRATVAFMPTATTVEIRVTNDRGTRPAPARRRVSRGGLGLPALTEHAQALGGTLSAGPHGDGGWQLTAVLPATLPEETP; encoded by the coding sequence ATGTGGGAATCAACCGGCCCGGCCGTCACAGCGCTTGGCGCTCTGCCGTCGCTCGCGGCCACGGGCACGCTGCTGTGGGCCGTTGCCCGCCCCCGTGCCGCGGTTCGTCAGCGGCTCGGCCGCCTCGCCCGCCCGACCACGGTCTGCGCGGTCCTCTCCCTGATCACCAGCTTCGCCCTGCCGAAGGCTGGTTCCGGCTCCGGCTGGAAGCTGGCGGAGACCGCCGTCCTGCTGCTCCTCCTGGCCATGGTCACCCGCTGGTCACCCCTGCGCGAACTCAAGTCGGCCCTCCCACTGACCGCCCTCGCGGTGACCCTCTGGCCACTGCCGCTGGTCGCCGGTGAGTCCTTCCTGGAATCCATCGGAATAGCCACCTTCTGGCTGCTTCCCGTAGCCGCCGCGGTGGCGGCCGGCGCCTACCCCCGCCGCCAGGAACTGCGTCGCCGGAGCGCGGTGGCCGAGGCCCGCAGCGCCCAGCGTCTTCAGCTGTCCCGCGACCTGCACGACTTCGTCGCCCATGACATCAGCGGGATCGTCGTCCAGGCCCAGGCGGCCCGCTTCGTCGCCGCCACCGACCCCTCCCAGGCGGTGCTCGCCCTGGAACGCATCGAGAAGGCGGGCCTGAGCGCCCTGGCCGCGATGGACCGGACGGTACAGATGCTGCACGGTCCGAAGGCACCCGCCACCGAGCCGCTCCCCGATGTGTCCCAACTGCGGTCCCTGATAGAGAACTTCACCTCGGCGGGAGCCACCAAGGCGCATCTGGACCTGCCTCCCCTGGTCACGGAGTCGCTCTCCCGTGAGGCGGGCTCCGCCGCGTATCGCATCGTCGTCGAGGCGCTGACCAACATCCGCCGGCACGCCCCCGACGCCTCCCGCGCCACCGTCGCGTTCATGCCCACTGCCACCACTGTGGAGATCCGGGTCACCAACGACCGCGGTACCCGCCCCGCCCCGGCCCGCCGCCGCGTCTCCCGGGGCGGCCTCGGCCTCCCCGCTCTCACCGAGCACGCCCAGGCCCTCGGCGGAACCCTCTCGGCGGGGCCGCACGGCGACGGCGGCTGGCAGCTCACCGCCGTCCTGCCTGCCACGCTCCCGGAAGAGACCCCATGA
- a CDS encoding response regulator transcription factor, which produces MTTPLGPTRILIADDQEDVRSGFRLILGSQPDMTVVGEAADGLTAVDLARTLRPDLILADIRMPGLDGLELTRRLAGPGVPDPMRVLVVTTFDHDDYVRTALHDGACGFLLKRSGPGLLIEGVRAAMAGDILISPQITVRLLQTLAPAPAPAAPTAQSPLTAREGEIARLVAEGLTNAEIGEKLFISAGTAKTHIANVQAKLKARNRVGIAAWAWENGLAGPVPRE; this is translated from the coding sequence ATGACGACGCCGCTCGGCCCGACCCGCATCCTGATCGCCGACGACCAGGAGGACGTACGCAGCGGCTTCCGCCTGATTCTCGGCTCGCAGCCCGACATGACCGTGGTCGGCGAGGCGGCGGACGGCCTCACCGCCGTTGACCTCGCCCGCACCCTGCGCCCTGACCTGATCCTCGCCGACATCCGGATGCCGGGCTTGGACGGCCTCGAACTCACCCGGCGCCTCGCGGGCCCCGGCGTACCCGACCCGATGCGTGTCCTCGTCGTCACCACCTTCGACCACGACGACTACGTACGCACGGCACTGCACGACGGCGCCTGCGGGTTCCTGCTCAAGCGCTCGGGTCCCGGGCTGCTGATCGAGGGGGTCAGGGCGGCGATGGCCGGGGACATCCTCATCAGCCCTCAGATCACGGTCCGGCTGCTCCAGACCCTCGCCCCTGCCCCCGCCCCGGCAGCGCCCACGGCCCAGTCGCCTCTCACCGCCCGGGAGGGCGAGATCGCCCGGCTGGTCGCCGAGGGCCTCACCAACGCCGAGATCGGCGAGAAGCTCTTCATCTCGGCCGGCACCGCCAAGACCCACATCGCCAACGTCCAGGCGAAGCTGAAGGCCCGTAACCGGGTGGGTATCGCCGCCTGGGCCTGGGAGAACGGACTGGCCGGTCCGGTCCCACGGGAGTAG